Proteins from one Cryptomeria japonica chromosome 4, Sugi_1.0, whole genome shotgun sequence genomic window:
- the LOC131874762 gene encoding uncharacterized protein LOC131874762, whose amino-acid sequence MVDTTIRIGYPHNFDQSQFERTSTSFEELASTAFGVDTAQDTARGDTATGSDEHMHETGGSGPRPEDKRDTAIGSDEHMHETGGSGPRPGDKRDTATGSDEHMHETGGSGPRPGDKRPRDVIDDST is encoded by the exons atg gtggacactaccattaggataggttatcctcataattttgatcagagccaatttgaacgcacatcgacatcctttgag gagttagctagcactgcatttggtgttgatactgcacaagatactgctagaggagatactgctacaggatctgatgagcatatg catgagacaggtggatctggaccacgtcccgaggacaagagagatactgctataggatctgatgagcatatg catgagacaggtggatctggaccacgtcctggggacaagagagatactgctacaggatctgatgagcatatg catgagacaggtggatctggaccacgtcctggggacaagagaccacgagatgttattgatgatagcacttag